In Candidatus Schekmanbacteria bacterium, a single window of DNA contains:
- a CDS encoding tetratricopeptide repeat protein yields MKSETIVIGILCFALGVMTAVVLPKYFKPTEVDITNQMPAPPPPQNAPAPSANLIAAVKQLESLVKNDPNNLKLRLQLGHAYFDSGAYGKAIPEYELYLEKNPDDADVRTDLGICYRRTGNSQRAVEEFEKAAKSNPNHLNSRLNAGIVSYYDLKDFPRALKNWESYLKIAPADSRAQEIRKKIDEIKAILGEK; encoded by the coding sequence ATGAAATCGGAAACAATTGTTATTGGTATTCTCTGTTTTGCATTGGGTGTGATGACAGCAGTGGTGCTGCCAAAATATTTTAAACCAACTGAGGTTGATATTACAAATCAGATGCCTGCCCCGCCTCCGCCTCAAAATGCTCCTGCTCCTTCAGCAAATCTCATTGCTGCAGTAAAACAGCTTGAGTCTCTTGTCAAAAATGACCCAAACAATCTGAAGCTGCGCCTTCAGCTTGGACATGCCTATTTTGATTCAGGTGCATATGGCAAAGCAATTCCTGAGTATGAATTGTATCTTGAAAAAAATCCTGACGATGCAGATGTGAGGACGGATCTTGGTATCTGTTATAGAAGGACAGGAAACTCCCAGCGGGCAGTTGAAGAGTTTGAAAAGGCGGCAAAATCTAATCCAAACCATTTGAATTCGAGATTGAATGCCGGCATTGTTTCCTACTATGATTTGAAGGATTTTCCTCGTGCACTTAAAAATTGGGAATCTTATTTGAAAATAGCGCCAGCAGATAGTCGAGCACAGGAAATAA